The DNA sequence TTTTGCATTCTTATTGTCTGCGGATAGTGTCACACCACCTTCCAACTCACTTCCCGAAACACTAACCCAGCTAGTCGTATCTGAAACTGCCAGCTGAACAGTAGCTGTTTCCTTACTCGTTTTATAGAGAGCTTCAATGCGGTTTCCTTCGCCTGACACTGTAATAGTTGATTCCGTAGTAGAAGATGAACTAGACGTCTGACTACTAGAAGATGAACTAGTTGAGGTTGTGGAACTAGTTGAGCTCACAACACTATAATTTGCAGAAGAAGGACTTGGCTGAGTTTGGATGTAGTTCCAGACATAGTAAGTCACAAAAATTAAAATCGACAAAGCAAATAGAACGAAATAAAACAAGGGGAGATAAGACGTTTTTTTCTTATTTGATCGTCTGCGACCAGACAAGTCTTCTTCATCAACATCTACCTCTTCATAAGTAATCATACTACCCGAATCATAGGCATCCAAGACAATTCTCTCATCCAACTCTACTGCCCAGGCATATTTTCTTAAAAAAGAACGAGCGTAGAAGGTACTAGGAAGTTGATCAAAATCATCTGCCTCCATAGCTTCTAGAAAGTCCAACTGAATTTCAGTTTTTTCCTGTAATTCTTCCAGACTCAATCCCTGGTTAATTCTAGCTAAACGTAGAACCTCGCCAATTGTTTTTTTTCTCATACGTACCATTCCTTCTTTCTAGTATTAGTCATCTTTTAAGCTGGAAAGATGGTAAAATCAACTAGATCACCATCATCAATCAAACGATGTCCAGCTTCTAGAACATCCTCCAAAGTAATTTCCTGTAAAATTTTCGGAAAATCAAAAATTGTTTCTCCGAGATCCATAGGATCGTATTGGGTTGCGATAAATTCCAAGGAGTTCATGCTACTGAAAAATTCTCCAAACATCTCACTCTTAACAAGATCAAGATGCTCCTCAGTAATATCTGCATCACTACTAAACTGACGAATCGCTTTCCGAAACTGGTGCGACAAAGAAACAGGTTCCTTGGTATCCATCGTCAATATCACAAAATGAAAGCGACTATTTACCTCAACCTCTAGTGACAATGACGCATCTAACTTCCCTGTCTCGTATAATCTTTGAAAACGATCTGAGGTCCAGCCAAACATCATCGTAAATAGCAATTTCAATAAAATATTGTAACGATAAGACTCCTCTTCTGTTATTTGATCAGTTCCTCTAATAGCAACAGCAAGTTTTGGTAAAGAAACTTCCATCCGAAGGCTACCTGTTTGCTTTACAGGTTGCAAAGGTAGTTGCTCTTTTGAAACTGTAAACTGGTTTGAAACTCCCTTTTCCTTTTCTGAGAAGTATTCCTCAATGAGCTCCAAATCAATATTTCCAACTAAAAATAGAGACATGTTGACAGGTTTGTAAAACTCTGTAAAGTTCTCTTTTAAATTTGAAACTTGAATCTCAGAAATTGATTTTTCACTTCCAACAATATCTGTTGCTAAAGGAGTATCAGGATAAAGGTTGGCTAATGTTGCAAAAAACAAACGCGAGTCTGGATCATCTTGGTACATTTCTCGTTCTTGCTGGATAATATCCTGTTCCCTCAAAACAGACTCTTCTGTCAAATGAACATCTCCGACTAACTCATCTAGCAAATCTAAATTCTCTAATAGATGGTCAATTGTTGAAAAAAGATAGCTGGTTTTAGTAAAGCTTGTAAAGGCATTGCTTTCCGCACCTAATAGAGTAAAAGCAGCCATTATGTCCTCAGAGTTTTCTCTTTCAAACAATTTATGTTCAAGAAAATGTGCAATTCCTGCTGGATGATGACGTAAACCTTTGTCTAAACTTGTATAAGTTGCATCTACGGAACCAAATTGAACCGTTACAACCCCATAAACCTCATTAAAATCTTGTTTAGGGAGTAAAGAAACTGTCAATCCATTTGACAATTGTGTTTTGTAGACTGTTTCCTTTACAGCAGGATAGTATTTTTCTTCAAAAGTAACCTTTGTCATTCTACTCCTTCCATAAAGTAAATTGCTTGTAACTTCAAACTGTTGGCAGCTTTACATACCGCTTCTTTATCAACACTCTCTAATTTTGCCACCAATCGATCAATATCAAAGCTTGATTTTCCAAATAGAGCATTCAAATAGGCTCTTTCAACCAGGGTCTGTTGATTATCTTGAGCAATTAATAAAGATCTTCGAATCATCTCCTTGGTTTGTTCAAGTTCAAAATCTGTAAAGTTGCCCTTTTTCAGATCTAGCAATTGATGATTCATCATTTTTCTAGCCTGATTTCGATTTTCTCTATCAATACCCGCATACATCCTTAACAGACCACTAAACAAATCCAATTGACTAGAGACTGAATAGGCTATTCCAGCATTTTCACGAACGTTTGTAAAAAGTTTCGAATGTGCAAATTCACCCAACAAACCATTCATGACAAGCATGGGTAAATGCTCATCATCGCCATATTTTACAGGAGAATGATAGCCTAATTCCAAAATAGATTGCCCAACATTCCTCTGAACCATTCCCTCTCGTAGGACATTCGAATAAGATTGATAATATTGGATAGGGACACAATTCTCTCTAGCTGTAAGGGATAATGATTTCAGCGATTCTGTAATTTCTACTTCATTAAAATCACCTAAGAAAAAGAAATCAATTCGATCATTTTTCAGAGCATCTTGAAAGCAAGTGTAGCTGCTTTTTGGAGACTCATTTGAAATGCTATTTCGTAAATCACTGTATCTCAATTGAAGACGCTCATCATGGAAGAACAAGCTATCCAACTCCTTATGAGCAAAATAAAATGAATCATCCATATCAGTAGCTAAACTAGCCAACAACTGTCTTCTTTCAATTTCAAATAGGGCTGGCTCAAAAGCATCATCTTGAACTAAGGGAGCAAATAAAGTCTGTTTCACCAATTCCAAAATTCGAGAAGTCAAGACATTCTTTTTACTTAAAAAATCATCCCTCACATAGGTAAACGTTAAGTCAAGAATATGTGCCTGTCCCCTACGATAAGCACTTGTGGAAATATCTGTTCCATATAAACTTGCCAAGTATCTGCGAAATACTTGAGATGTTGGGTAAACTTGATTTGCCGTCTCCAACATACTCGCGCTCAACATGCGTCCTGCTATTGTCTCAAGAGATAAGGGAGCAGTAAAACGAATAGTGATTTTATTTGTTTTAAACTTTTTGGATTGAACAAAATGTTCTGAAATTCCAGGCACTAATTCCATACCTTACCTCCTTACATATAGAGTTCTATTATACCACGAAAATCAAAATTTTTCTTGTTCTCTTTATAGCTTTAAAGAGTAAAACCGTTTTCATTTTGGCTAACTTTCCTTCAGCTATTTCAAGGAAAATATGGTATAATACCAAAGATTGAGGTGAATTATGGAATACAAATTATTTGAAGAATTTATCACGCTCCAAGCCCTCCTAAAAGAGCTTGGAATTATACAAAGCGGCGGTGCTATCAAATCCTTTCTAATGGAGCATCACGTTTACTTTAATGGTGAATTAGAAAATAGACGGGGGAAAAAAATTCGTGTTGGAGATACGATTGACATTCCTGATTTAAAAATTGACATCACCTTGACACAACCAAGTTTAAAAGAGCAAGAAGAATATCAAGCAGATAAGATTGAGAAAGAGCGAATTGCTAAACTTGTCAAAGAGATGAATAAAGGTGTCAAGAAAGAAAAACAAAAAACTTCCTCATCGCCTAAAACCAAACAAGTTCCACGTTTTCCAGGAAGATAACCATGTGGCTCCAACATTTAACAATTAAAACTTTTCGAAACTACAAAGAGGCAAAAATTGATTTTAATCCAAAATTAAACGTCTTTCTAGGTCAAAATGCACAAGGAAAAACTAATATTCTAGAAGCAATCTATTTCTTGGCCTTGACACGTAGTCATCGGACTCGTACAGATAAAAATCTCATTCATTTTGATAACGAGCAACTCCGTCTTTCTGGCTTGCTACAGAAAAAAACAAGCTCTATTCCTCTAGAAATTGATTTAACGCCAAAAGGGCGTGTGACTAAAGTCAATCACTTAAAGCAAGCTCGCCTATCAGACTACATCGGACATATGAATGTTGTCCTCTTCGCACCTGAAGATCTCCAGTTAATTAAAGGAGCACCTTCTGTCCGTCGAAAGTTTATTGACATCGAACTGGGACAAATTAAACCAATCTACTTGTCAGACTTGTCAAACTATAACCATATACTCAAGCAAAGAAATACTTACCTAAAATCCAGCCAGAAGATTGATGAAACATTTCTGTCAGTATTAGATGATCAGTTAGTAGAGTATGGATGTCGCGTTATAAAGCATCGAATAAAATTTATTAAAGACTTAGAGAAATTTGGTCAAAAAAAACACTTAGAAATTTCAAATCAATCAGAAGAGTTGTCAATATCTTATCAATCAACTGTCAACTTCACTAATGAAGAAGTCTTAATGGATTCTTTTAAAATGGCTTTAGAGAAAAGTAGATCAAGAGATTTATTCAAAAAGAATACTGGTGTTGGCCCTCATCGAGATGACATTGCTTTCTATATTAATGGTATGGATGCTAGTTTTGGAAGTCAAGGGCAACATCGTAGTCTTGTGCTTTCTATCAAACTAGCAGAGATTGAACTAATGGAAAGCATTACTAACGAGTCTCCAATACTCTTGCTTGACGATGTTATGAGCGAACTTGACAACACACGACAACTAAAATTACTAGAAACCATTTCTCAATCTATCCAAACCTTTATTACAACAACAAGTTTAGACCACTTACAAAATTTGCCAGAAAACCTTAGTATTTTCAATATTCAAAACGGTAAAATTTCTGTAAATCAACCTTGACAACTTTGTAAATAAAAAAGAACTCCTGAAAATTAGGAGTTCTTTTTTACTTCTTACATAGAGTAGTTTGGTGCTTCATTAGTAATTTGAACATCATGAGGATGACTTTCTTTTAGACCAGCCCCAGACATTTCGATAAATTGAGCATTGTCATGCAATTCTTTAAGGTTAGCTGCACCACAGTAACCCATACCAGAGCGAATACCACCAATCATTTGGAAGACAATATCAGCTGCTGCACCTTTATAGGCAACACGGCCTTCAATTCCTTCTGGAACGAGTTTGTTTGCTTCATTGACCGCACCTTGGAAGTAACGGTCACTTGAACCTTTCTTCATTGCAGCGATTGATCCCATACCACGGTAAGTCTTAAACTTACGTCCTTGGAAAATTTCAGTTTCACCTGGTGCTTCATCTGTTCCAGCAAACATTGATCCAAGCATAACAGCATTTCCACCTGCAGCAAGGGCCTTTACAATATCTCCAGAATACTTGATTCCACCATCAGCGATGATTGTTTTGCCATATTCATGCGCAACTGCTGCTGCATCATAGATTGCTGTAACTTGTGGTACACCAACACCTGCAATCACACGAGTGGTACAGATAGAACCTGGTCCAATTCCAACTTTGACAACATCTACACCTGCTTCGTAAAGAGCACGCGCTCCTTCTGCAGTTGCAATATTACCTGCAATCAAAGTACGATCTGGGAAATGAGCACGAATTTCAGCAATTTTACGCAGAACTCCAGCAGAGTGACCATGTGCAGTATCAATAACAATTGCGTCAGCACCTGCTTCAAAAAGG is a window from the Streptococcus oralis genome containing:
- the yfmH gene encoding EF-P 5-aminopentanol modification-associated protein YfmH; translation: MTKVTFEEKYYPAVKETVYKTQLSNGLTVSLLPKQDFNEVYGVVTVQFGSVDATYTSLDKGLRHHPAGIAHFLEHKLFERENSEDIMAAFTLLGAESNAFTSFTKTSYLFSTIDHLLENLDLLDELVGDVHLTEESVLREQDIIQQEREMYQDDPDSRLFFATLANLYPDTPLATDIVGSEKSISEIQVSNLKENFTEFYKPVNMSLFLVGNIDLELIEEYFSEKEKGVSNQFTVSKEQLPLQPVKQTGSLRMEVSLPKLAVAIRGTDQITEEESYRYNILLKLLFTMMFGWTSDRFQRLYETGKLDASLSLEVEVNSRFHFVILTMDTKEPVSLSHQFRKAIRQFSSDADITEEHLDLVKSEMFGEFFSSMNSLEFIATQYDPMDLGETIFDFPKILQEITLEDVLEAGHRLIDDGDLVDFTIFPA
- the rodZ gene encoding cytoskeleton protein RodZ; translation: MRKKTIGEVLRLARINQGLSLEELQEKTEIQLDFLEAMEADDFDQLPSTFYARSFLRKYAWAVELDERIVLDAYDSGSMITYEEVDVDEEDLSGRRRSNKKKTSYLPLFYFVLFALSILIFVTYYVWNYIQTQPSPSSANYSVVSSTSSTTSTSSSSSSQTSSSSSTTESTITVSGEGNRIEALYKTSKETATVQLAVSDTTSWVSVSGSELEGGVTLSADNKNAKATVSTKDSVTITLGVVKGVTLTVDNQTIDTSKLTTQTGTVTLTFTTD
- the yfmF gene encoding EF-P 5-aminopentanol modification-associated protein YfmF, which encodes MELVPGISEHFVQSKKFKTNKITIRFTAPLSLETIAGRMLSASMLETANQVYPTSQVFRRYLASLYGTDISTSAYRRGQAHILDLTFTYVRDDFLSKKNVLTSRILELVKQTLFAPLVQDDAFEPALFEIERRQLLASLATDMDDSFYFAHKELDSLFFHDERLQLRYSDLRNSISNESPKSSYTCFQDALKNDRIDFFFLGDFNEVEITESLKSLSLTARENCVPIQYYQSYSNVLREGMVQRNVGQSILELGYHSPVKYGDDEHLPMLVMNGLLGEFAHSKLFTNVRENAGIAYSVSSQLDLFSGLLRMYAGIDRENRNQARKMMNHQLLDLKKGNFTDFELEQTKEMIRRSLLIAQDNQQTLVERAYLNALFGKSSFDIDRLVAKLESVDKEAVCKAANSLKLQAIYFMEGVE
- the recF gene encoding DNA replication/repair protein RecF (All proteins in this family for which functions are known are DNA-binding proteins that assist the filamentation of RecA onto DNA for the initiation of recombination or recombinational repair.), which produces MWLQHLTIKTFRNYKEAKIDFNPKLNVFLGQNAQGKTNILEAIYFLALTRSHRTRTDKNLIHFDNEQLRLSGLLQKKTSSIPLEIDLTPKGRVTKVNHLKQARLSDYIGHMNVVLFAPEDLQLIKGAPSVRRKFIDIELGQIKPIYLSDLSNYNHILKQRNTYLKSSQKIDETFLSVLDDQLVEYGCRVIKHRIKFIKDLEKFGQKKHLEISNQSEELSISYQSTVNFTNEEVLMDSFKMALEKSRSRDLFKKNTGVGPHRDDIAFYINGMDASFGSQGQHRSLVLSIKLAEIELMESITNESPILLLDDVMSELDNTRQLKLLETISQSIQTFITTTSLDHLQNLPENLSIFNIQNGKISVNQP
- the guaB gene encoding IMP dehydrogenase, whose amino-acid sequence is MSNWDTKFLKKGFTFDDVLLIPAESHVLPNDADLTTKLADNLTLNIPIITAAMDTVTESQMAIAIARAGGLGVIHKNMSIAQQADEVRKVKRSENGVIIDPFFLTPEHTIAEADELMGRYRISGVPVVETLENRKLVGILTNRDLRFISDYNQPISNHMTSENLVTAPVGTDLATAEHILQEHRIEKLPLVDEEGRLSGLITIKDIEKVIEFPNAAKDEFGRLLVAGAVGVTSDTFERAEALFEAGADAIVIDTAHGHSAGVLRKIAEIRAHFPDRTLIAGNIATAEGARALYEAGVDVVKVGIGPGSICTTRVIAGVGVPQVTAIYDAAAVAHEYGKTIIADGGIKYSGDIVKALAAGGNAVMLGSMFAGTDEAPGETEIFQGRKFKTYRGMGSIAAMKKGSSDRYFQGAVNEANKLVPEGIEGRVAYKGAAADIVFQMIGGIRSGMGYCGAANLKELHDNAQFIEMSGAGLKESHPHDVQITNEAPNYSM
- the yaaA gene encoding S4 domain-containing protein YaaA, translated to MEYKLFEEFITLQALLKELGIIQSGGAIKSFLMEHHVYFNGELENRRGKKIRVGDTIDIPDLKIDITLTQPSLKEQEEYQADKIEKERIAKLVKEMNKGVKKEKQKTSSSPKTKQVPRFPGR